GATTGCGCTTGCTTGCGGCTCACCAATTGCTCGTTGGTGATATGGTAGTGATGTGTAAATGAAATGCCCCGGAGGCGCCGATTCTCTGTGATGGTCATGTTGGCAGCAATCACATCACCCTCGCCAGACTTTAACATGCTAATCATATCGGTACCGGGTGGTGCTACTTCAACTTCCAGACGCAAGCCTTGTCGATCTGCAAATTTCTTCATTAAATCGTATTCGTACCCCATTAATTCGCCGCGCCAGAGAAAGTAAGTTGCCGCGCTGTTGCGGGTAATAATACGCAGCACTTTACGCTTCTTTATCACATCGAAATCGTCGTTGCTTCGCTTGCTGCGTATTTGCGTAATTCGGGATTCCGTTAAAAAATTATTAAGCCGCGACAATAATTCCGGGGAATTTTTACGAGTAGCCCAGGCGATGGGCCGGGTGGGGGTGAGGTTGGCTCCTATGTGAGTATCTTCGCGGTAACTGGCCAATGCCTTGGCCTGATTGTCATCCATGATGGTTGCGTCGAATTTACCGGCGGCGATTTTATCGAGTAGATATTCCGGGTCGCCGTTGTCCAGCTCGCTAATGTGGATTTTGAGTTCCGGATGCTGCGCTGCGTAAGCGTGCAGAGTTTCTGAGTAAGAGGTGCCTTTGCCTACCGCAAAATGTTTATTCTTGAGCTTGGCTGGTTCCGTGAGTCCCTCTTGCGTTGAAACCACCTGTTCAAAGGCGCGCGATACCGGTAGAGTAAAAGCGATGTGCTGTTCGCGGGCGTCAGTGTGGGTAAGGTGAGTCACAATAATGTCACCTTTGCCACTTTCGAGCATGGTGATTAAATCGCTGTGGTTGTCTGCGGCCAACCATTGAATTTTTAGCCCCAGGGAGGCGACGAATTGCTCAGCAAGTTCGCGGTACCCATGATTGGGTAAACCTTCACGGGGCAGACCTGTGTCTTCCCAGCGTGGTGCCAGTAGGCGAACCACACCTCGCTCCTGCAGCGCCGTAAAATCACCGGTTTCCGTGTAATTCTTAAAAGTTGGCGGGCCTGGTTCAGTTTCCGTGTTTTGGGGTGCAGGTACTTTACTACAACCGATTTGCAGCGTGGTTAACAAGCACACTAAAATGATGCCCGTTAATTTCAGTTGTTTGAAAAATAAGCGCTTGGCCATTACACAATTGTTGGTAAAAGCTCCTGTAAATACGTGTTTCACAAACACGTATTTATGATGAGAGTGTCTCGAATTGAGTAACAACATCGCCTCCTTTGCAGAGGTTGATTTTAAAAAGGCAAGATACCATGGTTTTTCGCTCATCGCTGTTTTGCGCGCTTGTGCTCACTTGTTTTTCTTTGTGGAGTAGCTCGACACAGGCACTGGTGGTGCTGCAGTATCACCACATATCCACCAAGTCGCCGCCCTCGACCAGCACCTCGCCAGATTTGTTTAAAGCGCATCTGGCCTTCCTTGCCGAGCAACAGTTCGAAGTGATATCAATTGAGGCTCTCCCGAAAATTCTGCAATCTGGAAAGCTTCCTGATAAAGCAGTGATTATCACTTTCGACGATGGTTACAAGTCGATATTCGAAACAGCCTGGCCAGAGCTACACAAACGTAAATGGCCGTTCACAGTTTTTGTTAATAGCAAACCGCACGACGAGAAAAACCCACTTTACATGAGTTGGGAGGAGCTGGGTGAGCTGAGCAAACATGGCGTTACTGTTGCCAATCATACCGATAGTCACGCACATCTAATTCGCAGACGTGCAGGAGAATCGCGTGAAGCGTTTCAAGAGAGGCGTTTGCAAGAGCTGCTCTTTGCTGAAAAGCGCCTCAAAAAGGTGTTGGGAAAAGCCCCTAAATATTTCGCTTATCCCTATGGCGAATACGATAGCAATCTAATGGACATGCTGGCGACGGATGGCTACCTGGCGTTCGGACAGCAATCTGGGCCAGTGGCCGCGTATACCCACCCGCAACTTATTCCACGTTTTCCGATGGGGGGCGTGTACGGCTCTATGGACGACTTCGCCACCAAAATTTACAGCTTGCCTTTTGTGAAACTCAATACTGTGGTGCACGATTCTCAAGGCCGGGTTTTGCAGGATCCCGAATTGCCCGCCGGTGAAACCATGCCGCAGCTGGAATTGATTTCGCCATTGTTCCGTTACGCGAACATCGTACAGTGTTTTGCCTCGGGCCAGGGTGCGATTGTTGTTAAGGCAAAAGGTGGCAGTGTGTTAGCCAAAGCCCCACGTTCGCTGCCAGTGGGTCGCAGTCGATACAACTGCACCGCCCACGCAGGAGGGCCACGCTACTATTGGTTTTCGCAAATGTTTATCAGGCGCAACAGCGACGGTAGCTGGTATCGGGAATAGCGGTGCTATATACGATTATTGATTGACCAGTTTGCGATAGCTGGGAATGTAGTTGTTCTCGATGCGAAACAGGCGGCGATTGCGCAGTTCGGTTCGTATTCGTCTCAGGTCGTGATGTTTTGCTAAAAGCGTTTCTAGTCCGCCGGATGCGTTCAAGCGGTGCAGTCCTTCCGCGATGCGACGGTGTAATTCCGGTTGATTGGGGGCAACATAAAAGTGTGTGTGAGATACCGTGTAGAGTGCCAGCGTGGGTTCGATACACAACTGCGGCAGCTCTTGCGTTCGGTCCTGGTACTCGCGAAAAATCTCATTCATCGCTCGTGGAAAGTAATCAAAGCGTTTTTGCGCCAGCATTGCGAACAAGCCGTCATAGTCTTCTCCATATACCAAATTGAACTGATGTTCCGCCAACACTTCAGCTATCGACCACTGTTTATTTACGCCGCCACGCAAGGTTCGAAGCTCTTCAAGGTTTTGAATTTCGGCAAATTTAGCCAGGTTATCGCAGTGAACCAGCAGCAAACGGTAGTTTTGCAAACCGCGCCGAATCGGAAATTCCACCGGTTTGGCAACCGCGTCCCAATGGGGGGTTGCTGATACATCGGCGACGTTGATGACCTCGCCAGTTTTAATGGCGGCCAACTGCCGTTCACGCGACATCGCTGGGGCGAACTCAATTCTAAAGGGGCCATATTGAGGCTCGGTTACCTTCAGCACTTCGTTTAAAAGCTCGAAGGTGTAGTCGTTGCGATGGTCTGTTGCCGACGTTGGGGCCGCGACTCGAACTTTGGTGATGTAGGTGGGCTGTGGGGTGGGCACGGGTGTTGGTTGCTCCTGAGAGCCAGCGCCGAGGTTGCCGCTCGACAGCTGCGTGAGCAACAACTGGCTAGCGACACCCAGTAGCAAAAGCGCTGTAAAAACCCACACTAAGAGACGTGAGTTCATGGCCTTAGCCGGCTTTAATAAGCTCCGCTGCACGCTTGGCAAAGTAGCTTAATATGCCATCTGCGCCAGCGCGCTTGATACACACTAACGACTCCATAATGACTGCCTCTGAAAGTGCACCTGCTGCAATGGCGAACATGTGCATGCTGTACTCGCCACTCACCTGATACACAAACGTGGGAACACCAAACTCCTGCTTGACCCGGCGCACGATGTCAAGATAGGGCATCCCAGGCTTCACCATCACCATGTCGGCACCCTCACTGATATCAAGGCCGACTTCATGAAGTGCTTCATCACCGTTGGCTGGGTCCATCTGGTAGGTATACTTGTTGCCGCCCCCCAGGTTTGCAGCAGAGCCCACGGCGTCTCGAAATGGGCCATAGTACGATGAGGCATATTTGGCGGAATAGGCCATGATTTGCGTATTGATAAAGCCGCATTCGTCGAGCGCCCCCCGTATTGCTCCTACGCGACCATCCATCATATCGGAAGGCGCAATAATGTCTGCACCGGCGGCGGCACAAACCTGAGCCTGGCGCTGCAAGGCCACCACGGTTTCGTCATTCAACACATAGCCAGCGTCGTTGATAATGCCGTCTTGACCGTGGGTGGTGTAAGGGTCCAGGGCGCCATCACAAATAATCCCCATTTCGGGATAGCTTTGTTTTAATGTGCGAACAGTTCTGGCGACCAGACCGTTTTCGTCAAAGGCGGCTTCACCATTCTCACTTTTGTATTCAGCGCTAATGTTGGGAAATAGCGCGATGGCGGGTATACCCAATTCGAGGAGCTCTTCCACTTCACGTTCCAACTCATCCATGGTCAAACGAAACTGACCTGGCATGGAATGGATTTCCTGTCGCTGTCCGGAGCCTTCAATAACAAACACCGGATAGATTAAATCACTGGAGCTGAGGGTATTTTCGCGCACCAAACGCCGAGAAAATTCCGAAAAGCGATTGCGGCGCAGGCGGGTTGAGGGAAACTGGCGTTGCATATATTAATCCCGCATAAGAGTTGCTGAAAATTCGAGACCGACTATAGAGAAAGGCGCATAGCAGGGCAAGTTATGGGACACTTAAACCCATGAAGCGACGCTTATTCGTTCGATAATTGAACAATTGCATTTCAAGATAAAATCATTCTTAGGTACCTGGGTGGGCACTGGCTATAATTTGATTATGCAAGTCGCAAACACTGAGGGCGAGCAGTAAAGCCGGTGATTGCATTGCAAAACCGCTGAGGTTATCAGCACCGAAGGTGTGGCAGTAGCCTCACCAACGCATAAATCCGCTCACAGGATTTTGCAAATGGAACCCCCGCTTCCTTATGGAGTGGGGGTTTATTTTTCCTCTGCCACACGATATTCATGGTTTTTTCAGTAAACTATCGCATCTCGACTCCCTGCGATAAGTGAAGTGAATCCCAAACTATGAAAGTTCATTCTCTCGTTCAAGCTACTTTAACCCTCGTATTGATATCTGCTTTTGCGCAAGCAAACGCAGCAAAAAATGATGTACAGCTGACGGATTACCCTGAAGTTGCCGCCAGTTGGTATCACGCCGGCGAGCAAAAAGTGAAGAGCAAAGCCGCTGCTCTGGGAGTTAAGGCTCAAGGCAAAGCCAAAAATGTAATTCTGTTGATTGGTGATGGCATGGGGATAAGCACCGTTACAGCTGCGAGAATATTTGCGGGCCAGCAGCATGGGCTCTTGGGTGAAGAATATGAATTGGCGTTTGATAAGTTTCCCTATAGCGGGTTATCGCGCACATACAATACCAATCAACAAACGCCGGATTCTGCAGGTACCATGACGGCTATGATAACCGGGGTAAAAACCAAAGCCGGCGTGTTGAGCGTAAACGATGGTGCTTTGCGTGGTGAGTGCGATTCACAAAAAAACAATGAATTACTCAGTGCGGTGGAGCTGGCTGAAATTGCCGGAATGGCGACCGGGGTTGTTTCCACCGCGCGAATAACACACGCAACACCTGCAGCGACTTATGCGAGTTCAGTAGAACGTGACTGGGAAAGTGACATAAGCACTCCCGCAGTGGCACGGGAAGCAGGGTGTGAAGATATTGCTAGCCAGTTAATTCATTTTTCCAACACCCTTACTGAAACGGTCGCGCAAATTCGGCCGAAATCAAATCAAAAATTCTCAAGCGACGGTATTGACGTGGTGCTAGGTGGTGGCGCTAAAAATTTTTTACCGGCTGGGCAATTTACCTTCAACGGAACCACGTTAACCGGTAAGCGGGAAGACGGTAGAAACCTGGTGAAGGAGTGGCAAGAAAACAACCCAAAGGGAATTTTTGTTGCTAATCGGGACGATTTAAATCACGCGGCGAAAAGTAAAACGCAACCATTGTTCGGATTATTCAGTAATTCACACATGGCTTACGACAGTCAGCGATCCGCAGAAAAACAAAAAAAAACTGAGCCATCATTAGCCGAAATGACTTCGGCGGCGCTGGATATTTTGCAACAAAATAAAAAAGGGTATTTTCTGATGGTGGAAGCTGGCCGTATCGATCATGCGCACCACATCAACAACGCTTATAACGCCTTACAGGATACCGTCGCACTTTCTGATGCCGTGGACGTCGCTGTGGCTCGTACCGATCCGAAAGATACCTTAATTATTGTGACTGCCGATCATAGCCATGTGTTTATGATTGCCGGTTATGCGCCACGGGGAAATCCCATTCTTGGGAAATCAAAACACACATCCAATGGCGAGTGGGCGCGCGATTTAAATAATAAACCCTATACCACCGTCGGTTATCTTAATGGTCCCGGCTTCGAATTGGATGCTGGTAACCACAATGCCGACGCTCGCTATGATACACCGGCACATTCAGGTCGTGCAGAGATTGAAAAAATCGATACTCAAGACCCGGGTTACCATCAGGAAACCCTGGTGCCTCTAGATGCGGAAACCCATGCGGGTGAAGATGTGGCCATCTATGCGCGAGGCCCGGGCGCGGTACTTGTGTCGGGTAGCAACGAACAAAATGTGATTTTTCATGTGATGAACTATACGGCAGATTTGGTCGGGCGCGCGCAACGCGCCCTGAAATAAGCGTGGTTATTTACTTTCCGGCTCGCCAATATAGCGTTTAAATTTACTGGGTTTGAGGCGAGTGATATCCCCCATGCAGAGGCCGTCGAGGCAATCGCCAAAGTCCGGGTCGCGGCTGAATATGAGTGATAAAAAACCGCCTTTTTCAAACAGAGCCGTGTATTGTTTGAATAGTACCGGCAGTTTTTGACCCCGCGCCGCGAAACGCTGTTGCATAAAATCGAAAGCTTCATCAGCATCGCGATCGCCAAACTGTTTGTCGAGAAAGGCCATGCGTTCAGTCGATAGCAGGTAAGGAAAATTAGCTTTTACCAGAGCATCGGGAAAGTTGTAATAACGACGATAAAAGAACACCAGGGTGTCCATTAAATCCCGTGGGTAGTCGGCGCTCATGCTCACCGGACCGATGAGATAGCGCAAATGGGGATTGTGTGCCAGATAAGCGCCGAGCCCTTGCCATAAATAATCCAGGCAGGCCTTACCCCAATACTTAGGTGATACAAAACTGCGGCCTAATTCCACGCCCTGAGCAAAATATTGCGCGAAACGAGGATCAAAACGATACAAGGTACTGGTGTAAAAACCGCGAATGCCTTTTTCCGCCAAAATGTGTTGGCCGTTACCAATGCGATAAGAACCCGCGATCTCGCGCGCTTCAGCGTTCCAGAGCACCAGGTGCTCGTAGTAGGTGTCGAACTCGTCCAGATCGCGTTTTTGGCCGGTGCCTTCTCCCGCGGCCCGGAAGGTTAGTTCACGCAGGCGGCCGATCTCGCGAATGATTGCTGAGTTTGGCGCATAGTTCACCAGAAACACTTCATTGTTGTCTCGCGTGCTGCCAATGCGTTTTGCCTTAGCTAGCTCGCGCTCCAGATCGTCTGGCGACTCGGGGGCCGCCAAACGCTTTTGGGTGGCAAAAACCTTGTTCTTTTTTTGCGCGAGATTATAAACGTGTTTTTTGAGTCGCTTTACTAAGGTGCGGTCGCGCAATTGATCGGTAAACAGCGATTCGTTGGGAATTGGCTCCCCAATACTAAAGGTGATTTTACGCGAATGTTTGTTGAACATTTCGTGTGCCAGGAGAGCGGTACCCAGAGGTTTGAACAAGGCCGAGGCTCCGTAAAACAACAAAGAGTTTTTGGCCTTGATATGCACAGGTAAAATTGGCGCCTTTCCTTTTCGTGCAAAATGCAAAAACCCAGGCCGCCAGTGGCCATCTTTAACACCGGTAGGTCTTGCGCGAGAGACTTCTCCGGCTGGGAATACGATAATGGCTTGCTCGTCTTGCAGCGCTTCGATCACCTTTTTGAAGCTGCGCCGTGCGCTACCGCCGGTCATATTGTCGAGCGGAATAAATAACTCATTCAGATTGCTGAAGTTCATGAGCATATCATTCGCGACGATTTTTACATCGCTGCGTACTTCGCTAATGAGTTTCAAAATGGCTAGGCCATCTAACGAACCAATGGGGTGGTTGGCAATAATCACCACGCGCCCTTGCGATGGCACCTGATTGAGATCGCGCGTTGCAACCGTGTAGTTAAAATTAAAATAATCGAACACCTTTTCGATGAACGGGACGCCTTTTACATCTTTGTGCTCAAGCAGAAACCGGTTAATCTCATTTTCATGCACCAACCTTTTAAGGAGCGAAAGTGTTGGCCGGCGGATCAGCGCGGGCTTGCTCGCAAAGGTTGGAAACTTAGTGGTTATTGCTTTTTCGACGTTGATCATGGCAAGACCTTGTGTGCTGTCGTTGTGCTGTTACTGGGGCAATTGTCTTACTTCTGTAAAATAAGCCCTGAATACACCATAAATTCTGCTAAGGCTAATCCTGAAATGTGAACGCTACATGACAGGGGGTAGGGTTTCCCTCATTGAATATGACGTTTATTTTACCTATAGATGACATCCTCAATTTTTGGTTTGGTGATGCTACCAAGAGTGCTGATGCATTAAAAAAACAAGCGCCTTTATGGTATAGCGGGGGTAAAGATGTGGATCTCGAAATTCGTGATCGTTTCGGCGCTTTGTTTATACCTGCGAGCGACTACTACAGCGGCAGATCAAGGGGCAGCAGTACATGGCGTGAAGCGTCATGTCGTGAATTGCTCGCAGCAATTATTTTGTTCGACCAGTTTAGTCGCAATTGTTTCCGCAGAACAGCGCGTGCGTTTGCTTTTGATCGTTTTGCGATAAATATACTGGATGTGGCACTGCAGCAGAAATGCCCTGAATGTTTACACCCGATTGAGTGTATTTTTCTTTATATGCCCTTACAGCATTCAGAAGATTTAGTACGGCAACACCTGGGCGTTGCGGTATTTGAAGAGTTATTGGAGCGTACCACTGCACCATTTGTGGAGCAGGTGAGGGGAAGTTTACGCCATGCCCTGCTGCATAGGGAAATAATCGAAACCTTTGGACGATTTCCACATCGAAACAAAGTATTGCTACGGCAAGCTACCGGTGCCGAAACGGAATATTTAAACGATGCTGGCAAGCGTTTTGGGCAATAAGCCACGGAAAGTCAAACCATTTCATAGGCTGTCCGGGGAATCGACCATTTGTGCGTAAATTAGCTCAATTCTGCAAGTTGTGCGCGCTGTTTCTCAAGTAACGATTTAAACGGTTGCTCGAACCCAGCCACGACTTTGCGTCCATCTTCGGAGCCCACCTCAAGAAAATTCAGTCGGCGCGAGATCAGTTCATCTGCTGCAGCTTGGTTTTCGATAACCAGCCCGGCGATGGGCAGGTTTGCGGGAGCGAGGTCCAGGTGGTTGGCGGATACAAACGCTGCAAGATCCAAGGGGATATTTTCGACAATACTGGCCAGTTCAACGATTAACCAAGCGCTGCAGGCAGCTCGAAACAAGGCTTCATTGGTGGCATCTATTGCGTAGAAACGCAACTGAAACTGGTCGTTATTGAAACTGTAGCCGGCGCCATTGTAGAGGGCTAAAACATCACTGATGATTTGGTCAACTGTACTCAAAGTTTTACGAAAGTTTTCACCGTTGAGTTGTTGTTGTAGCACCGCCAAGTTTTTTATATGGATGATGGCATACACCAGAGGAATTTCTTGTACAGAGTTATCGTGGGTTTCGCTGTCGTCGGATGAATTTTCGTATGTTAGGGGCTCGCCATCGTTGCTGGATTTTGAACCGCTCTCCAGTGGCGTATCGATAAGTTCAAAACTGTCGGTAGCTACCAGTTGCCAGATTGCCACAGACACCATTAATAGGCAGCTCAATATCACTAGCCAAACCGGCACAGGCGAGGCGGAGTCGGCTTGTTTCAAATGTACGCTGAGATAGCCGGTAATACTGCTATGCAACACGATGGGTGTTGTGAAGGAAAGGCTTTTGCTTTGCTCCAGAGCTCGCGAATCGCCAGCCTGAACTTGCAAGTGGTTTTCAACATCATGGATTGTTGCCAGGAGTGTGTTTGGGTTTTTCATCACTTCCTGCAGTATCGCCTGCAAGCCAATGAGGTCGTTATTAAAGCTGGCCTCAATCGCTTGGTTTGCCGCCATTGCAGCCAGTGCATTGCCGTAGGTTTGCAGATATTGGGTGTGTAACCGACTGTAGCCTGGTAGGGTCAGCATTGCCAACAGCGCGACACCTAGCGCGAATCCCAGACAACAGCTCGCCATTGCGGGCATGCGATTTATTTTTAGACGCAAACAGGATTCCTCTGCGATGTTTTTTGGCTGCATACCTTAGTGGCATTGCCCCAGATTGGCAAATTCTCGTTTTTGTCGTGCATTACTTTATAATGCGGCCTCTTTTTACCTGTCATCCCTGTCAACTGAGAATATAGGTTATACAACGTGCGTGAACTTATTCTGATTAACATTTCCGGAAGAGATCGGCCGGGGGTGACCTCTTCGGTGACTCGCATTCTTTCCGCCAACAATGCCAATATCCTGGATATTGGTCAGGCGGTTATTCACGACCACCTCTCACTGGGTATGCTTGTTGATATCCCATCCGAACCAGAATCTTCGCGTGCCGTAAAAGATATTCTCTATTGTATGCACGACATGGAAATACAGGTGCGTTTTCAACCAATTAGTGAAACAAGTTATCACGATTGGGTCAGCCACCAGGGGAAACAGCGCCACATAGTAACCCTTTTAGCCCGACATATTAGTGCGCAACAAATAGCACTACTGACGGATATTCTGGCACGTCATCAACTCAATATAGACAACATTTCACGACTCACGGGTCGGGTGCCGTTACAGGGCCCTGAGCCCAAGAGCCAGGCTTGTGTGGAATTCTCCGCGCGGGGCAAGGTGACCGATATCAGCCAATTGCGTGCAGCACTCGCGGACCTCGCGTCGGCCATGGATGTCGATATCGCGTTCCAGGAAGACAATATGTACCGCCGCACTCGGCGCCTGGTGTGTTTCGATATGGACTCCACCCTCATTGAAACGGAAGTGATCGATGAACTCGCGAAAGCTGCCGGTGTCGGTGAACAGGTGGCGGCAATAACCGAGGCGGCGATGCGTGGTGAATTGGATTTCAATCAGAGTTTTCGACGCAGAATGGCGTTACTGAAAGGCCTGGATGAAGCCGTGCTGGACGGTATTGCAGCCGGTTTGCCGATCACCGAAGGAGCCCCTCGTCTAATCGCTACCCTCAAAAAACTGGGCTACAAAACTGCAATCCTATCTGGCGGGTTCAATTATTTTGGGCGTTTTGTTCAGGAAAAATTGGGTATCGACTACGTATTTGCCAACGAGTTGGAAATTGTCGATGGCAAAGTAACTGGCAATG
The DNA window shown above is from Alteromonadaceae bacterium 2753L.S.0a.02 and carries:
- a CDS encoding ABC-type amino acid transport substrate-binding protein — its product is MNSRLLVWVFTALLLLGVASQLLLTQLSSGNLGAGSQEQPTPVPTPQPTYITKVRVAAPTSATDHRNDYTFELLNEVLKVTEPQYGPFRIEFAPAMSRERQLAAIKTGEVINVADVSATPHWDAVAKPVEFPIRRGLQNYRLLLVHCDNLAKFAEIQNLEELRTLRGGVNKQWSIAEVLAEHQFNLVYGEDYDGLFAMLAQKRFDYFPRAMNEIFREYQDRTQELPQLCIEPTLALYTVSHTHFYVAPNQPELHRRIAEGLHRLNASGGLETLLAKHHDLRRIRTELRNRRLFRIENNYIPSYRKLVNQ
- a CDS encoding porphobilinogen synthase yields the protein MQRQFPSTRLRRNRFSEFSRRLVRENTLSSSDLIYPVFVIEGSGQRQEIHSMPGQFRLTMDELEREVEELLELGIPAIALFPNISAEYKSENGEAAFDENGLVARTVRTLKQSYPEMGIICDGALDPYTTHGQDGIINDAGYVLNDETVVALQRQAQVCAAAGADIIAPSDMMDGRVGAIRGALDECGFINTQIMAYSAKYASSYYGPFRDAVGSAANLGGGNKYTYQMDPANGDEALHEVGLDISEGADMVMVKPGMPYLDIVRRVKQEFGVPTFVYQVSGEYSMHMFAIAAGALSEAVIMESLVCIKRAGADGILSYFAKRAAELIKAG
- a CDS encoding alkaline phosphatase, whose translation is MKVHSLVQATLTLVLISAFAQANAAKNDVQLTDYPEVAASWYHAGEQKVKSKAAALGVKAQGKAKNVILLIGDGMGISTVTAARIFAGQQHGLLGEEYELAFDKFPYSGLSRTYNTNQQTPDSAGTMTAMITGVKTKAGVLSVNDGALRGECDSQKNNELLSAVELAEIAGMATGVVSTARITHATPAATYASSVERDWESDISTPAVAREAGCEDIASQLIHFSNTLTETVAQIRPKSNQKFSSDGIDVVLGGGAKNFLPAGQFTFNGTTLTGKREDGRNLVKEWQENNPKGIFVANRDDLNHAAKSKTQPLFGLFSNSHMAYDSQRSAEKQKKTEPSLAEMTSAALDILQQNKKGYFLMVEAGRIDHAHHINNAYNALQDTVALSDAVDVAVARTDPKDTLIIVTADHSHVFMIAGYAPRGNPILGKSKHTSNGEWARDLNNKPYTTVGYLNGPGFELDAGNHNADARYDTPAHSGRAEIEKIDTQDPGYHQETLVPLDAETHAGEDVAIYARGPGAVLVSGSNEQNVIFHVMNYTADLVGRAQRALK
- a CDS encoding phosphoserine phosphatase; protein product: MRELILINISGRDRPGVTSSVTRILSANNANILDIGQAVIHDHLSLGMLVDIPSEPESSRAVKDILYCMHDMEIQVRFQPISETSYHDWVSHQGKQRHIVTLLARHISAQQIALLTDILARHQLNIDNISRLTGRVPLQGPEPKSQACVEFSARGKVTDISQLRAALADLASAMDVDIAFQEDNMYRRTRRLVCFDMDSTLIETEVIDELAKAAGVGEQVAAITEAAMRGELDFNQSFRRRMALLKGLDEAVLDGIAAGLPITEGAPRLIATLKKLGYKTAILSGGFNYFGRFVQEKLGIDYVFANELEIVDGKVTGNVRGEIVNGKRKAELLAELAEKEGISLEQVVAVGDGANDLPMLSIAGLGIAFRAKPLVRAEAKQAISTLGLDAILYLMGFRDREID
- a CDS encoding membrane-bound lytic murein transglycosylase F, translating into MLLLNSRHSHHKYVFVKHVFTGAFTNNCVMAKRLFFKQLKLTGIILVCLLTTLQIGCSKVPAPQNTETEPGPPTFKNYTETGDFTALQERGVVRLLAPRWEDTGLPREGLPNHGYRELAEQFVASLGLKIQWLAADNHSDLITMLESGKGDIIVTHLTHTDAREQHIAFTLPVSRAFEQVVSTQEGLTEPAKLKNKHFAVGKGTSYSETLHAYAAQHPELKIHISELDNGDPEYLLDKIAAGKFDATIMDDNQAKALASYREDTHIGANLTPTRPIAWATRKNSPELLSRLNNFLTESRITQIRSKRSNDDFDVIKKRKVLRIITRNSAATYFLWRGELMGYEYDLMKKFADRQGLRLEVEVAPPGTDMISMLKSGEGDVIAANMTITENRRLRGISFTHHYHITNEQLVSRKQAQSLDTLENLKGRTLVVRPDTAYWQTAQHLLDSGYELKLQAAPADQTTAEILSAVAQGNYDATIADSHLVGIEANFDDDLVPGLMLEETRKLGWAVRAENPLLLEALNKYIKLHYRGKFFNVTYNKYFRNESRIDKYQGQRLLHGEILSPYDDIVKPLAVRYQFDWRMLVSQMYQESKFNPRAKSFAGAVGLFQVMPRTARELGFKLPLTPETGIHAGIKYLDWTRERFEAHLPLEERLWFALAAYNAGFGHVNDARRLARQKGWQGDVWFGNVEAAMLLLSKREYYNKARFGYVRGTEPVNYVRKIKDRYYAYLGL
- a CDS encoding putative hemolysin, which gives rise to MINVEKAITTKFPTFASKPALIRRPTLSLLKRLVHENEINRFLLEHKDVKGVPFIEKVFDYFNFNYTVATRDLNQVPSQGRVVIIANHPIGSLDGLAILKLISEVRSDVKIVANDMLMNFSNLNELFIPLDNMTGGSARRSFKKVIEALQDEQAIIVFPAGEVSRARPTGVKDGHWRPGFLHFARKGKAPILPVHIKAKNSLLFYGASALFKPLGTALLAHEMFNKHSRKITFSIGEPIPNESLFTDQLRDRTLVKRLKKHVYNLAQKKNKVFATQKRLAAPESPDDLERELAKAKRIGSTRDNNEVFLVNYAPNSAIIREIGRLRELTFRAAGEGTGQKRDLDEFDTYYEHLVLWNAEAREIAGSYRIGNGQHILAEKGIRGFYTSTLYRFDPRFAQYFAQGVELGRSFVSPKYWGKACLDYLWQGLGAYLAHNPHLRYLIGPVSMSADYPRDLMDTLVFFYRRYYNFPDALVKANFPYLLSTERMAFLDKQFGDRDADEAFDFMQQRFAARGQKLPVLFKQYTALFEKGGFLSLIFSRDPDFGDCLDGLCMGDITRLKPSKFKRYIGEPESK
- a CDS encoding polysaccharide deacetylase, with protein sequence MVFRSSLFCALVLTCFSLWSSSTQALVVLQYHHISTKSPPSTSTSPDLFKAHLAFLAEQQFEVISIEALPKILQSGKLPDKAVIITFDDGYKSIFETAWPELHKRKWPFTVFVNSKPHDEKNPLYMSWEELGELSKHGVTVANHTDSHAHLIRRRAGESREAFQERRLQELLFAEKRLKKVLGKAPKYFAYPYGEYDSNLMDMLATDGYLAFGQQSGPVAAYTHPQLIPRFPMGGVYGSMDDFATKIYSLPFVKLNTVVHDSQGRVLQDPELPAGETMPQLELISPLFRYANIVQCFASGQGAIVVKAKGGSVLAKAPRSLPVGRSRYNCTAHAGGPRYYWFSQMFIRRNSDGSWYRE